A region of Bacteroidia bacterium DNA encodes the following proteins:
- the fsa gene encoding fructose-6-phosphate aldolase, translated as MKFFIDTANLAQIKEAQDMGVLDGVTTNPSLMAKEGIKDEKNILKHYVDICKIVTGDVSAEVISTDFKGMVREGEALAKLHKQIVVKIPMIKEGVKAIRYFSDKGIRTNCTLVFSAGQALLAAKAGATYVSPFIGRLDDVSTDGLQLIDDIRLIYDNYGYNTQILAASVRHPMHIINCAKIGADVVTCPLSAIVALLKHPLTDSGLAQFLADAKK; from the coding sequence ATGAAGTTTTTTATAGACACTGCCAACCTCGCGCAAATAAAAGAAGCTCAAGACATGGGCGTTTTAGATGGAGTTACCACTAATCCATCCTTGATGGCGAAAGAAGGTATCAAAGACGAAAAAAACATTTTAAAACACTATGTGGACATCTGTAAAATTGTTACGGGTGATGTAAGTGCCGAAGTAATTTCTACCGATTTTAAAGGAATGGTGAGAGAAGGCGAAGCATTGGCGAAGCTCCACAAACAAATTGTCGTTAAAATTCCGATGATTAAAGAAGGCGTAAAAGCCATTCGTTATTTCAGCGACAAAGGCATTCGTACCAATTGCACTTTGGTTTTTTCGGCAGGACAAGCTTTGTTAGCCGCAAAAGCTGGCGCAACCTACGTTTCTCCCTTTATCGGAAGGTTAGACGATGTTTCCACAGATGGCTTACAACTCATTGATGACATCCGTTTGATTTATGATAATTATGGGTACAACACCCAAATATTAGCAGCTTCTGTGCGCCATCCGATGCACATTATCAACTGTGCAAAAATTGGTGCCGATGTTGTTACATGTCCGCTTAGCGCGATTGTTGCTTTGCTCAAACATCCTTTAACCGACAGCGGTTTAGCGCAGTTTTTAGCCGACGCTAAAAAATAA